A single region of the Fusarium fujikuroi IMI 58289 draft genome, chromosome FFUJ_chr05 genome encodes:
- a CDS encoding related to pisatin demethylase — translation MVIPIVTENALIKGSRVAYGVYGTGKPVVLIHGTPSSSLIWRNIVPKLVDGGYKVHVFDLLGFGLSERPWDSVVDTSMTGQVAILEGLLELWGLEKTHIIAHDIGGGIAQRFSIFSPERVLSLTLIDVVSFDSYPSKRTKQQMQNGLEALIKTGSDQHRAHFREWLLSAVKNPDKLEKSSLNTYLDYISGPIGQSSLFEHQVRHYDPKHTLEVAPRLGELEKLPVQLIWGADDVWQVVDWAHKLHNAIPGSELIIVEDAGHFSPEDQPEKISELLIRFLGKH, via the coding sequence ATGGTGATACCAATCGTCACAGAGAACGCCCTGATCAAGGGAAGCCGTGTCGCTTATGGCGTTTACGGCACTGGAAAGCCAGTCGTTCTTATCCACGGCACACCGTCCTCATCCCTCATTTGGCGCAACATTGTCCcaaagcttgttgatggtggcTACAAGGTCCACGTctttgaccttcttggcttcggcCTTTCAGAACGCCCATGGGACTCAGTCGTTGACACTTCAATGACAGGTCAAGTCGCAATCCTAGAGGGCCTCTTGGAGCTTTGGGGTTTGGAGAAGACTCATATCATTGCCCATGATATTGGGGGCGGTATCGCACAGCGCTTCTCTATATTCTCGCCTGAGAGGGTTTTGTCCCTAACTCTGATCGACGTCGTAAGCTTCGATAGCTACCCCTCGAAGCGAACCAAACAGCAAATGCAGAATGGCCTTGAAGCCCTGATTAAGACAGGCAGCGACCAACATCGAGCTCACTTCAGAGAATGGCTGTTATCCGCCGTCAAGAACCCAGATAAGCTTGAGAAGTCAAGTCTCAATACATATCTGGACTATATCTCAGGACCCATTGGACAATCTAGTCTGTTTGAGCATCAAGTTCGACACTATGATCCGAAGCACACGTTAGAAGTGGCCCCCCGCCTCGGCGAACTGGAGAAACTACCTGTGCAGTTGATCTGGGGTGCCGATGATGTGTGGCAGGTGGTTGATTGGGCCCACAAGCTTCACAATGCTATTCCTGGATCAGAACTGATAATTGTGGAGGATGCTGGCCATTTCTCTCCTGAGGATCAACCAGAGAAAATATCAGAGCTCCTTATCCGCTTTCTAGGGAAACATTGA
- a CDS encoding related to lipase/esterase encodes MPVQYDTEFAEALALIKSGRPPAPPETALEMRHNNHALFLKVFPEAPSHDIVEQTDYSVESYDSVQILLRRYATPKVQRAKEPQPAILVIHGGGFVSGTVDICGGTNAAIALEIERPVFAVDYRLAPEHPYPAAVEDSFASLKYLIDHAKELNIDPSRICVKGNSAGGGIAVGTVLMARDRELDPPVAKLMAIYPELDDRTCHPPDIEFLKLATWTSQHNQLAWKAYVGEDKAGKPDADVSPYAAPARARNYKGLPSTYVDVGTLDLFRDEDLEFVRRLLEDDVEVEFHLWPGVPHVFEFLAPGTRWHQRAKEAQNDALRRV; translated from the coding sequence ATGCCTGTTCAATATGATACTGAATTCGCCGAGGCGCTGGCTCTTATCAAATCCGGCCGCCCTCCAGCTCCCCCTGAGACAGCCCTTGAAATGCGTCACAACAACCACGCTCTATTCTTAAAAGTGTTTCCCGAAGCACCCTCTCATGATATCGTTGAACAGACAGATTACTCGGTTGAGAGCTATGATAGCGTACAAATACTCCTTCGCCGGTATGCAACACCAAAGGTCCAGAGAGCGAAAGAACCACAACCTGCAATTCTTGTGATTCACGGCGGTGGCTTTGTCTCGGGTACTGTGGATATATGTGGGGGAACCAATGCCGCTATAGCGCTCGAAATTGAAAGGCCAGTGTTCGCGGTTGATTATCGCCTTGCACCCGAGCATCCCTATCCTGCAGCTGTGGAGGATAGCTTTGCGAGTCTCAAGTATCTTATAGATCACGCAAAGGAGCTAAACATCGACCCATCCCGGATATGCGTGAAAGGTAATAGTGCCGGCGGAGGAATAGCTGTCGGGACTGTACTCATGGCCAGGGACAGGGAGCTCGATCCACCAGTTGCAAAGCTAATGGCCATATATCCTGAGCTGGACGACAGGACCTGCCATCCTCCTGATATCGAGTTTCTTAAGCTCGCCACTTGGACTTCGCAACATAATCAACTCGCATGGAAGGCTTATGTCGGTGAAGATAAGGCTGGGAAGCCAGACGCAGATGTTTCACCCTATGCAGCACCAGCGAGGGCTCGGAACTACAAGGGGCTACCATCTACATATGTGGACGTCGGAACGCTCGACTTATTCAGggatgaagatcttgagttTGTGAGAAGGCTATTGGAAGACGATGTTGAGGTCGAGTTTCATCTCTGGCCTGGAGTGCCGCACGTATTTGAGTTCCTTGCGCCTGGTACAAGATGGCATCAGCGTGCTAAAGAAGCACAAAATGACGCCTTAAGAAGGGTTTGA
- a CDS encoding putative ion-transporting P-type ATPase SPF1: protein MAPLVDNPQIKHAELLRPLSFHFHAYIWPFTIIWPIFFAFYLSPELYEKYIGAEEWTVVWVGTIITLQSLVWLSTHWSVDLEGKFKASKAKDIEGAELIKVIPIANAGSAEICKLVRDKAGGKLNTSFLFQKRRFLYDTTTKSFTTLKYDIDVEPKPSIGHFQTSKGIQTQTELSRIEQHYGKNAFDIPVPTFTELFKEHAVAPFFVFQIFCVGLWMLDEYWYYSLFTLFMLVVFESTVVWQRQRTLNEFRGMSIKPYDMWVFRLGKWTEVQSDELLPGDLASVNRTKEDSGVACDMLLVEGTAIVNEAMLSGESTPLLKDSIQLRPSDVPLDAEGLDKNAFLWGGTKVLQITHGNPDQEKPKLSSGVPPPPDNGAMAIVMKTGFETSQGNLVRTMIYSTERVSANNAEALFFILFLLIFAIAAAWYVWDEGVRKDRKRSKLMLDCVLIVTSVVPPELPMELSLAVNTSLAALAKLAIFCTEPFRIPFAGRVDVACFDKTGTLTGEDLVVEGIAGLALGHEDEIKDTKEEDGAHSTMTAVTEASLETKLVLATAHALVKLDEGDIVGDPMEKATLTSLGWTLGRNDTLMSTNKAGSTHGTVQIKRRFQFSSALKRQSSVAMVHGNDIKTGRKIKGTFAGVKGAPETIQKMLKVIPDDYEETYKYFTRKGSRVLALAYKQLTIDTELGSGKINDLKREKVESDLTFAGFLVLHCPLKDDAKEAVQMLNESSHRVVMITGDNPLTAVHVAREVEIVDRDVLILDAPEDNSNGDKLVWKSVDDKVSIKVDPTKPIDPEIIRSKDICVTGYALAKFKGQVAWNEILRHTWVYARVSPKQKEDILLGLKDMGYYTLMAGDGTNDVGALKQAHIGIALLNGTPEDLTRIAEHSRNTKMKEMYQKQCDLMKRFNQPNPPVPAMIAHLYPPGPQNPQFQKAIEREAQKKNVTPEEYAKSQGFDYETITSPGAQALMDAGPHANRQGEAAKKAAGFADKLASGMMEAELGDDEPPTLKLGDASVAAPFTSKLRNVVAVPNIIRQGRCTLVATIQMYKILALNCLITAYSLSVLYLEGIKFGDTQYTISGMLMSVCFLSISRARVVEGLSKERPQPNIFNVYIIGSILGQFAVHIVTLIYIARLCDRLAPRSEDVDLEAEFAPSLLNSAVYLLQLIQQISTFAINYQGRPFRESLSENKGMFYGIVGVSGLAFACALELFPDINEGMKLVPFSDEFKTNMTAVMVIDYAACWLIEVSLKKFFSDYRPRDIAERRPEQLEREAVRRAAAQKKKDEEEEQKRLEKVAEFERKVEERRRKIEEWRAGRT, encoded by the exons ATGGCACCCCTCGTCGACAACCCCCAGATCAAGCATGCCGAGCTGCTGCGCCCGTTGTCATTCCATTTCCACGCATACATCTGGCCCTTTACTATTATCTggcccatcttcttcgcATTTTACTTGAGCCCCGAGCTCTACGAAAAGTACATCGGTGCGGAGGAATGGACTGTTGTCTGGGTTGGAACTATCATCACTCTACAGTCTCTTGTCTGGCTCAGCACACATTGgagtgttgatcttgagggcaaGTTCAAGGCCTCTAAGGCTAAGGATATCGAGGGTGCGGAGTTGATCAAGGTCATCCCTATCGCAAACGCCGGTTCCGCCGAGATTTGCAAGCTTGTTCGCGATAAG GCTGGTGGCAAGCTCAACACCTCGTTCCTCTTCCAGAAGCGGCGATTCCTCTACGATACCACTACCAAGTCTTTCACTACCCTCAAGTACGATATCGATGTCGAGCCCAAGCCTTCTATCGGCCACTTTCAGACTTCCAAGGGTATCCAAACCCAGACTGAGTTATCGCGAATTGAGCAACACTATGGCAAGAACGCTTTCGATATTCCCGTTCCCACCTTCACCGAGCTTTTCAAGGAGCACGCAGTCGCCCcattcttcgtcttccagatcttctGTGTTGGGCTTTGGATGCTTGATGAGTACTGGTATTATTCGCTCTTTACTCTCTTCATGCTTGTCGTGTTCGAGAGCACTGTCGTCTGGCAGCGTCAGCGCACACTAAACGAGTTCCGTGGCATGAGCATCAAGCCCTACGATATGTGGGTGTTCCGTCTGGGCAAGTGGACCGAGGTACAGAGCGACGAGCTTCTCCCTGGTGACCTTGCCTCTGTCAACCGAACCAAGGAGGATAGTGGTGTTGCTTGTGATATGCTCTTGGTCGAAGGTACCGCTATCGTTAACGAGGCTATGCTTTCCGGCGAGAGTACTCCTCTCCTCAAGGACTCCATCCAGCTTCGACCCTCCGATGTTCCTCTGGACGCCGAGGGTCTTGACAAGAACGCTTTCTTGTGGGGTGGTACCAAGGTTCTCCAGATCACGCACGGAAACCCTGACCAGGAGAAGCCTAAGCTTTCCTCTGGTGTTCCACCTCCCCCGGATAACGGCGCCATGGCCATCGTCATGAAGACTGGTTTTGAGACTTCCCAGGGTAACCTGGTTCGAACTATGATCTATTCAACTGAACGAGTATCTGCCAACAACGCCGaggctctcttcttcattctgTTCCTTCTGATCTTCGCCATTGCTGCCGCTTGGTATGTTTGGGATGAGGGTGTTCGCAAGGATCGCAAGCGCTCTAAGCTCATGCTCGACTGTGTCTTGATTGTTACCAGTGTCGTCCCCCCTGAGCTTCCCATGGAGCTTAGTCTTGCCGTCAACACCAGTTTGGCAGCTCTGGCTAAGCTGGCTATCTTCTGTACTGAACCCTTCCGAATTCCTTTCGCTGGTCGTGTTGATGTGGCCTGCTTTGACAAAACAGGTACCCTGACTGGCGAGGATCTTGTCGTAGAGGGTATCGCTGGTCTGGCTCTTGGACACgaagatgagatcaaggacaccaaggaggaggatggtgcTCACTCTACCATGACTGCTGTCACAGAGGCTTCTCTCGAGACCAAGCTGGTTCTTGCAACCGCCCACgcccttgtcaagcttgacgaGGGAGATATCGTTGGTGACCCCATGGAGAAGGCTACTCTGACATCTCTTGGCTGGACTCTTGGTCGCAACGATACCCTTATGAGCACCAATAAGGCTGGAAGCACACATGGTACCGTTCAGATCAAGCGCCGATTCCAATTCTCTTCTGCCCTCAAGCGCCAAAGTTCTGTTGCTATGGTTCACGGAAACGATATCAAGACTGGTCGCAAGATCAAGGGTACTTTCGCTGGCGTCAAGGGTGCGCCCGAGACCatccagaagatgctcaaggTTATCCCCGATGACTATGAGGAGACTTATAAGTACTTCACTCGCAAGGGTTCCCGTGTTCTGGCTCTCGCCTACAAGCAACTTACCATCGATACTGAGCTTGGTTCTGGAAAGATCAATGATCTGAAGCGCGAGAAGGTTGAGTCTGATTTGACATTCGCCGGTTTCCTCGTCCTGCACTGCCCTCTCAAGGATGATGCCAAAGAGGCTGTCCAGATGTTGAACGAGAGCAGCCATCGCGTGGTCATGATTACTGGAGACAACCCCCTTACCGCCGTACATGTCGCTCGTGAGGTTGAGATCGTCGATCGTGACGTCCTTATTCTTGATGCCCCCGAAGATAACTCCAACGGTGACAAGCTCGTCTGGAAGAGTGTTGACGATAAGGTCAGCATCAAGGTCGACCCCACCAAGCCCATTGACCCCGAGATCATTCGCTCCAAGGATATCTGCGTTACCGGTTATGCTcttgccaagttcaagggaCAAGTTGCCTGGAATGAGATTCTGCGTCATACCTGGGTCTACGCTCGTGTTTCCCCCAAGCAAAAGGAGGATattcttcttggtctcaaggATATGGGTTACTACACTCTGATGGCTGGTGACGGTACCAACGATGTCGGTGCTTTAAAGCAGGCTCACATTGGTATTGCTCTGTTGAACGGAACACCTGAAGATCTCACTCGTATTGCCGAACATTCCCGAAAcaccaagatgaaggagatgtaTCAGAAGCAATGTGATCTCATGAAGCGCTTCAACCAACCTAACCCTCCTGTCCCTGCTATGATTGCCCACCTTTACCCCCCTGGACCTCAGAACCCTCAGTTTCAGAAGGCTATTGAGCGTGAAgctcagaagaagaacgTCACCCCCGAGGAATACGCCAAGTCGCAAGGCTTCGATTACGAAACCATCACCTCTCCTGGCGCTCAGGCTCTTATGGATGCTGGTCCTCACGCCAACCGTCAAGGCGAGGCTGCTAAGAAGGCCGCCGGTTTCGCTGACAAGCTTGCGTCTGGTATGATGGAGGCTGAATTGGGAGATGACGAGCCCCCTACTCTCAAACTTGGCGATGCCTCAGTTGCTGCACCTTTCACATCCAAACTCCGAAACGTCGTTGCTGTCCCCAACATCATCCGCCAGGGCCGTTGCACTCTTGTTGCCACTATTCAGATGTACAAGATTCTCGCCCTCAACTGTCTTATTACCGCTTATTCCTTGTCCGTCTTGTATCTTGAGGGTATCAAATTTGGTGACACACAGTATACCATCAGTGGTATGCTCATGTCGGTTTGCTTCCTCAGTATTTCTCGCGCTCGTGTCGTCGAGGGCCTTAGCAAGGAACGTCCTCAGcccaacatcttcaacgttTATATCATCGGCTCGATTCTGGGACAGTTTGCTGTTCACATCGTCACTCTGATCTACATCGCCCGACTCTGCGATAGACTTGCCCC TCGCTCtgaggatgttgatcttgaggctgaatTTGCTCCATCTCTGCTCAACTCTGCCGTCTACCTTCTCCAGCTTATCCAGCAAATCTCCACCTTCGCCATCAATTATCAAGGCCGTCCCTTCCGTGAATCTCTCTCCGAGAACAAGGGTATGTTCTATGGTATCGTTGGTGTCTCCGGACTTGCTTTTGCCTGTGCTCTCGAGCTCTTCCCCGACATCAACGAGGGTATGAAGCTTGTTCCTTTCTCGGACGAGTTCAAGACCAACATGACCGCTGTCATGGTCATCGACTACGCTGCTTGCTGGCTTATCGAGgtcagcttgaagaagttcttcagCGATTACCGACCTCGCGATATTGCCGAGCGACGACCTGAGCAGCTGGAGAGGGAGGCTGTTCGCCGCGCCGccgcccagaagaagaaggacgaggaagaggagcagaagagacTCGAGAAGGTTGCCGAGTTTGAGCGCAAAGTCGAGGAGCGACGAAGAAAGATTGAGGAGTGGCGAGCTGGAAGAACTTAA
- a CDS encoding probable MDH1-malate dehydrogenase precursor, mitochondrial: MFAASRIQRRAFSATARDLSKVTVLGAAGGIGQPLSLLLKMNPRVTDLALYDIRGGPGVAADISHVNTKSTVKGYEPNAAGLKEALSGAEVVLIPAGVPRKPGMTRDDLFNTNASIVRDLAKAAAQAAPKAKLLIISNPVNSTVPIVKEVFKAEGVYNPKTLFGVTTLDVVRASRFVSEIKGTDPKDENITVVGGHSGVTIVPLFSQSNHPDLSSNAELVKRVQFGGDEVVKAKDGAGSATLSMAMAGARMADSILRAVQGEKGVIEPSFVESPLYKDQGIEFFSSKVELGPEGVEKIHPLGKLDANEEKLVDAALVDLKKNIEKGVAFVASNPPK; the protein is encoded by the exons ATGTTCGCCGCTTCTCGTATCCAGCGCCGTGCTTTCTCGGCCACCGCCCGTGAC CTCTCCAAGGTCACCGTTCTCGGTGCTGCCGGTGGCATTGGCcagcctctctctcttctcctcaagatgAACCCCCGCGTCACTGACCTCGCTCTCTACGATATCCGTGGCGGACCCG GTGTTGCTGCTGACATCTCCCacgtcaacaccaagtccACCGTCAAGGGCTACGAGCCCAACGCTGCCGGACTCAAGGAGGCTCTCTCTGGTGCCGAGGTTGTCCTCATCCCCGCTGGTGTTCCCCGCAAGCCCGGTATGACCCGTGAcgatctcttcaacaccaacgcctCCATCGTCCGCGACCTCGCCAAGGCCGCTGCTCAGGCTGCtcccaaggccaagctccTGATCATCTCCAACCCCGTCAACTCTACCGTCCCAATCGTCAAGGAGGTTTTCAAGGCTGAGGGTGTCTACAACCCCAAGACCCTCTTCGGTGTCACCACCCTCGATGTTGTCCGTGCCTCCCGATTCGTTTCCGAGATTAAGGGCACCGACCCCAAGGACGAGAACATCACCGTTGTCGGTGGCCACTCCGGTGTCACCATcgttcctctcttctcccagTCCAACCACCCCGACCTCTCTTCCAACGCTGAGCTCGTCAAGCGTGTCCAGTTCGGTGGTGACGAggttgtcaaggccaaggacgGCGCTGGCTCTGCCACTCtttccatggccatggctggtGCCCGCATGGCTGACTCCATCCTCCGCGCTGTCCAGGGCGAGAAGGGCGTCATTGAGCCCTCTTTCGTCGAGTCTCCTCTCTACAAGGACCAGGGTATTGAGTTCTTCAGCTCCAAGGTTGAGCTCGGCCCCgagggtgttgagaagattcACCCTCTCGGCAAGCTCGATGCCAACGAGGAGAAGCTCGTTGACGCTGCTCTCGTCgacctcaagaagaacatcgAGAAGGGCGTTGCCTTCGTTGCCTCCAACCCTCCCAAATAA
- a CDS encoding related to C2HC5 finger protein, translated as MSIAQLSQLLPLPDEELKQILDYASTLSTTEAAEHFGNLLGDSPQAIEFISSFNARRQTSAPGSSSYSSAAAPPEPESQNIEAVPKAKRQPKKKKANIHTPQARQVNEYAAPAGTTYSKKDLSLDYIPQRSSAPSSNNASRSNTPKPDPKPVAKPPPKQHASAGYLIGEGPSKPKPKSTPVSRSSTPKPATSTKISIAGGMPMAGASTAISDLDAAIRALEISTNPTLENFKSRKCNCVATRHPLQGAAPNCLSCGKVICMKEGLGPCTFCGSPLLTPDDVQAMVRELKDERGRERMAANRDANRRADVAKTPAPFTQPRGNDGASLSDAEAKARAHRDKLLNFQAQNARRTTVRDEAADFDVGGALTGTGSMWATPEERARELKRQQKVLREMEWNARPDYEKRKQVVSIDVVGGKVVRKMAAVERPVTPESDEDPVDNGALGETSANKNSGRGGGAFSGNPLLGALIKPVFDAKGKGAEVEGRESRKKKGWQRVQHDLNNNEEVILDGGVQGHDRSDEPACG; from the coding sequence ATGTCGATCGCACAGCTATCGCAGCTGTTACCGCTTCCCGACGAGGAGCTTAAACAGATACTAGATTACGCCTCGACTCTCTCCACAACAGAAGCTGCAGAGCATTTTGGAAACCTCCTAGGAGACTCTCCACAGGCCATCGAGTTTATATCGTCGTTTAACGCCCGACGGCAAACTTCGGCCCCTGGGAGCTCGTCGTACTCCAGTGCCGCTGCACCGCCTGAACCCGAATCACAGAATATCGAGGCTGTACCCAAGGCGAAACGgcagccaaagaagaagaaggcaaatATTCACACACCGCAAGCAAGACAGGTCAACGAATATGCTGCACCTGCGGGTACAACTTACAGCAAGAAGGATCTGAGCCTTGACTACATCCCTCAGCGTTCGAGCGCACCCAGCAGTAACAATGCTTCACGATCGAACACGCCGAAACCAGACCCTAAGCCTGTCGCAAAGCCTCCACCTAAGCAGCATGCATCAGCTGGTTATCTTATAGGGGAAGGGCCATCGAAACCCAAACCTAAATCTACGCCTGTATCAAGAAGTTCTACACCAAAGCCAGCTACAAGCACGAAGATATCTATAGCTGGAGGCATGCCGATGGCTGGAGCTTCGACTGCCATTTCTGATCTCGACGCAGCTATCAGGGCGCTGGAAATCTCAACAAATCCTACACTGGAGAATTTCAAGTCTAGGAAGTGCAACTGTGTCGCTACACGACACCCTCTTCAAGGCGCTGCGCCAAATTGTCTCTCATGCGGCAAGGTGATATGCATGAAGGAAGGTCTCGGACCTTGCACGTTCTGCGGTAGCCCTCTGTTGACGCCAGATGACGTCCAAGCCATGGTCCGGGAGCTCAAGGATGAGCGAGGCCGCGAGCGAATGGCAGCCAACCGAGACGCCAATCGCCGTGCTGACGTTGCCAAGACTCCAGCGCCGTTTACTCAACCACGCGGCAACGACGGCGCTTCACTAAGCGACGCTGAAGCCAAGGCTCGTGCGCATCGCGACAAGCTTCTCAATTTCCAAGCACAAAATGCCAGGCGAACGACAGTCCGCGACGAGGCTGCTGACTTTGATGTTGGTGGAGCGCTTACAGGGACAGGCAGCATGTGGGCAACTCCTGaggagagagcgagagaatTGAAGCGTCAACAGAAAGTGCTTCGAGAAATGGAGTGGAACGCGCGGCCAGACTACGAGAAGCGAAAGCAGGTTGTGAGCATTGACGTGGTTGGCGGCAAGGTTGTTCGCAAGATGGCAGCAGTCGAAAGACCTGTGACTCCTGAGTCCGACGAGGACCCTGTCGACAACGGCGCACTTGGGGAGACATCAGCGAACAAGAACAGTGGAAGAGGCGGCGGAGCCTTCAGCGGCAATCCTCTCCTGGGAGCGCTGATCAAGCCTGTGTTTgatgccaagggcaagggtgCGGAGGTCGAGGGAAGAGAgtcgagaaagaagaagggatggCAGAGGGTCCAGCACGATCTGAATAATAATGAGGAAGTGATTTTGGATGGAGGCGTTCAAGGGCATGATAGAAGTGATGAGCCAGCTTGTGGATGA
- a CDS encoding related to cysteine synthase B: protein MTASEHLNVFKGPESVRNYFDPEQSPPLPLVEIPDSLNPYRQDGVRIYAKMMTMHPATNVKVMPAMNLLEKGVQPGKTKTIVESSSGSTVISMAMVARAFHGIDDVHAYLSNKTSETKLRMMQFFGLNVTLFGGPAQPTAVDERGGIRAAARKDAESESVCSPNQYINDDNWKAHVRWTGPQIHRQLPEINVIAASMGTAGTMTGLGTYFKQAKPSVYRIAVCTNSGERVPGPREYSLMSEVEFPYLTSHDALEEVGAPDSYSLSLDLTRQGIVYGPSSGFTLKGLFQRIEKHKQEGTLSNLAGPDGEIHCVFMCCDLPFQYLNEYFQNLGPEKFSPLRNERLRNVDLYRYDDAWELDSLIALSNYFTIHPLGTHDTVLSLADQIDKALTPSANTQILDFRCSSDYDAFHLPNSVNMPLDALRNGLSSGSPFANPADDCAMLEELWLELESLFNVKDKAGNRNASAAALMSILRGKRVLTLCYDGDSSRVANSVLRAKGVEAECIRGGYSALAKLQMPCNDTCEVVSVPVSVEV from the exons ATGACTGCTTCTGAACATCTGAATGTTTTCAAGGGCCCTGAGTCGGTTCGCAACTATTTCGATCCTGAACAATCACCACCTTTGCCCCTTGTTGAAATCCCTGATAGCCTCAACCCATACCGTCAAGATGGTGTCCGAATCTATGCCAAGATGATGACCATGCACCCTGCAACAAACGTCAAGGTGATGCCAG CTATGAACTTGTTAGAAAAGGGCGTGCAGCCCGGTAAGACAAAGACAATCGTCGAGAGCAGCTCGGGTTCAACTGTCATCTCGATGGCCATGGTTGCTCGCGCTTTTCACGGTATCGACGACGTCCACGCTTatctcagcaacaagacAAGCGAGACAAAGCTGCGCATGATGCAATTCTTTGGCCTCAACGT GACTCTGTTCGGCGGACCTGCTCAGCCTACAGCTGTTGATGAGCGAGGTGGTATCCGAGCTGCAGCTCGAAAGGACGCAGAATCTGAGTCTGTGTGCAGTCCCAACCAATACATCAACGACGAT AACTGGAAAGCTCATGTGCGATGGACTGGTCCTCAGATTCACCGTCAGCTCCCCGAGATCAATGTGATCGCCGCGTCGATGGGCACAGCTG GCACTATGACCGGACTAGGTACTTATTTCAAGCAAGCCAAGCCTTCTGTGTACAGAATTGC CGTCTGTACTAACTCTGGAGAACGTGTCCCTGGCCCTCGAGAATATTCGTTAATGAGTGAGGTTGAGTTCCCATACCTCACATCTCACGATGCTCTCGAGGAGGTTGGCGCGCCAGACTCATACTCGCTTTCATTGGACCTTACTCGACAGGGTATTGTCTATGGCCCCTCATCGGGCTTCACGTTGAAGGGATTGTTCCAACGTATTGAAAAGCACAAGCAAGAGGGCACACTATCAAATCTCGCTGGCCCTGATGGTGAGATTCACTGCGTTTTTATGTGTTGCGATCTACCCTTTCAATACTTGAATGAGTATTTCCAGAACTTGGGTCCTGAGAAGTTCAGCCCTCTTCGCAATGAG CGTTTGAGGAACGTTGATCTTTACCGATACGATGATGCCTGGGAGCTCGACTCTTTGATTGCTCTATCTAACTACTTCACCATTCACCCTCTGGGTACTCATGACACCGTTCTGTCACTCGCAGACCAGATCGACAAGGCTTTGACACCTTCTGCCAATACTCAGATTCTCGATTTCCGATGTTCCTCAGATTATGATGCTTTCCATCTCCCCAACTCAGTCAATATGCCCCTCGATGCACTTCGAAATGGACTTTCCAGCGGTAGTCCATTCGCCAATCCTGCCGATGACTGCGCCATGCTTGAGGAGCTCTGGCTAGAGCTTGAGAGCCTCTTCAatgtcaaggacaaggccgGTAACCGAAATGCTAGCGCTGCAGCTCTCATGTCCATCCTTCGAGGAAAGAGAGTCTTGACACTTTGCTACGATGGTGACAGCTCTCGTGTTGCCAACAGCGTCCTTCGTGCCAAGGGTGTTGAGGCAGAGTGCATCCGCGGTGGCTACAGCGCTCTCGCCAAGTTGCAGATGCCATGTAATGACACGTGCGAGGTTGTGTCTGTTCCCGTTTCTGTTGAGGTCTGA